A single region of the Thermotoga profunda AZM34c06 genome encodes:
- the rpsR gene encoding 30S ribosomal protein S18: MAQQQQQKKRRKRKIKKCKLCEMKVSYVDYKDIRLLNEYLTDKGKIIPKRVTGNCAKHQRMIKVAIKRARHMALLPFIKL, from the coding sequence ATGGCACAGCAACAGCAACAGAAAAAGAGAAGAAAGAGAAAGATCAAAAAGTGCAAACTCTGCGAAATGAAGGTTAGTTATGTGGACTACAAAGATATCCGTTTACTCAATGAGTATCTCACAGATAAAGGTAAGATCATACCAAAGAGAGTTACAGGTAACTGCGCAAAACACCAGAGAATGATTAAGGTAGCAATAAAACGTGCAAGACATATGGCTTTGTTGCCATTCATAAAGCTGTAA